The following nucleotide sequence is from Paenibacillus andongensis.
TCTTCGCTTCGCGTGAAACAGCTTGACCTCGTTCATCGATAAGAATACAAACAACGGCAGCTCCGTAACGTTTGATTAAAGGCAAAATTGCTTCGAACTTCGTCTCGCCATCCTCCAAGTTGATGGAGTTAATGATCGCTTTACCTTGGGAGTATTTAAGTCCTAGCTCAATGATATGGTCATAGGTCGAGTCAATCATTAACGGAACTTTGACTTTCTTCACAACTTGCTGCATAAACTCTTCAACGGCATAAGCTTCGTCAATGTCTGTATCCTGCAGGTTAATATCAATAACGTGAGCACCGTTTTTAACTTGATTACGTGCAATCTCAGAGCCCTCTTCAAACTTTCCTTCTTTAATAAGGCGTTTAAATTTTCTTGAACCCGAAATATTGGTCCGTTCGCCGACCATGATAGGACGATTTTCAGGCTCAATAAATAGCGTTTCAATCCCTGAGACAGCAGGTAAATGCGACCCATATTGCGTTCTTGGCTTATACTGAGAGAGTGTCTCTGACATTGCGCGAATATGATCAGGCGTTGTGCCACAACAGCCCCCGGCAATATTCAACCAGCCTTGCTCAGCAAAACCAGCCATCTTTTTGGCCAAAGATTCGGGAGACTCGTGGTAATGTCCGTTCTCATCCGGCAAACCGGCATTCGGATAACAACTAATCGCTGTTTCAGCAATATCAGACAACGTTCGAATATGATCCCGCATAAATTCAGGACCAGTAGCACAGTTCAAACCCATTGAAATAGGCTTCAAATGTTCCAAAGAAATATAGAAGGATTCAATATTTTGACCGGCTAATGTTGTGCCCATCGGTTCAATGGTACCCGAGATCATGATCGGAAGCTCAACACCCAATGTTTCATAAGCTCTGCGAATCCCGATACTGCCTGCTTTTACGTTCAGAGTATCTTGGGAAGTTTCCAGTAGAAGAGCATCCACACCCGCTTCAACGAGTGCTAACGCTTGCTCGTAGTAGCTTTCCTCTAGCTGAGCGAATGTGACTCCACCGGTTACTGACAACGTCTTGGTCGTAGGCCCCATGGCTCCGATAACATAACGAGGCCACTCCGGTGTCGAATATTTATTCGCTGCCTCGATAGCCAGTTTAGCTGCTGCAAGATTTAATTCGCGATGGCGGTCTTGCAAATCATACTCCGCAAGTACCACACTCGTGCTCCCGAATGTATTGGTTTCTATCATATCAGCGCCCGCGGCGAAGTAAGCTTCGTGAATTTTGCGAATAACATCCGGCCGTGTAACACAAAGAATTTCATTACATCCGTCCAAATCATCGCTCCCGAAATCTTCAGCTGTTAAGTTCTCTTGCTGAATCATTGTACCCATGGCACCATCAAGGATCATGATTTTCTTTTTAAGCTGCTCTTGTATCGGTGTTTTGATCATTGCATGACTCCCTCTCAACTTATCCTAAAGCAATAGAAAACTAAAAAAACGACAAAATATGTTATGTTTTAGTGTAACAGAATACGGCTTCTATGAAAAGAATTTGAAATATCATATTTACCTATAGGTTTTATCGGAAATTCTTATGTTCAACCATCGACAGCTAGCTAAATTTCCACTATAATTCAAAGGAGAGACTTTGATCGTATGTCAAAGATCCCTATATTTATATTTACTTAGAAAGAGGGATGCAGCTTGGCACAAATTAGAATTCGCAATACGAATGAACGTATTGAAGGCGAAGAGCAGGTTAAAGCCTTCTTGGATAGTCAAAATGTTGTTTATGAACACTGGGATGCTAACAAACTTCCGGAAACACTACGTGAGAAATTCATTCTTAGCGATGAAGACAAAGCTCAAATTATTAGCACTTATGAAGAAGAAATTCGTGATTTGGCTGCTAGACGCGGTTATGAAATTTGGGATGTTATCGCACTTTCCGATTCAACACCTAACATCGAAGAGCTCCTGAAGAAATTCGAACAGGTGCACACCCATACAGAAGATGAAATTCGCGCAATCGTTTCTGGACGAGGGATTTTCATTATCAAATCCGAAGGCGAAGTTGGCTATTTTGACGTTGAACTTGAACCAGGTGATGTTATCTCCGTTCCTGAAAACACGAACCATTTCTTCACACTAATGGATAATCGCGAGATCGTTGCCGTTCGTCTTTTCATCGAAAAAGATGGCTGGATTGCTTATAACATTGATGATCCAGAATTTATTAAAGCCTAATTCTATTATATGAACAAAAACCCAACTGCGCTGGACTTAACGTCCTAAGCAACCGCTGGGTTTTTGTTTATTTTATGTTATCCGTTCGTAATAATCGGCAAAATATCTTGAAGACGGGAAACCTCATACGCAGGAACAATCTCATCTCCACTTTGAAGCCCATGATGATTAATCCAAATATTGCGCATACCAACGCTGCCAGAACCAAGAATATCCGTAGTCAATTTATCTCCGATCATGATTCCTTCCTCTGCTTCTATCCCGAGTAATCCCAATGCATGGTTGAAAATAGATGTTGCAGGCTTACCAACACCAAATTCACCAGAGATCACAATATGATCAAAGTATGGCGCGATTTTGGGGACACCTGCTAATTTTTCCTTTTGCAGATCTGGCGAGCCATTCGTTAACAACAGCAATCGATAGTTGCCTTTCAAAGCGTCCAACACTCGGAACGTTTCCTCATAAACGTAAGGACGGCGGCGGCGTTCTGCCGGAAAAAGTTCTCCAAGCTTATACCCAAGCTCACGATCCTCTATTCCCAGCGCACCAAGCCCTCTAGTCCAAGACTCTGTGCGATATCCTGGCGCTAGTTTCTCAAGCTTACGAAAGTTCTCATTCTCACCTTGTGTGAAATTTGCCCATAAGCCTTCAAAAGGATTAATACCTATCATTTTCGTAAATGCAAAAGTTTCATAAGATTCATATAAAGAACGCGCTTCTTTGCGAACGGAAGCTTCCAATTCTTCAGGATTTACGGCTACGTGTTTCGCAGCTTCAGCACATGTCGCTTCGAATGCTTCCTGCACACTGCGATCATCCCACAGAAGCGTATCATCTAAATCAAAAAGTACGGCTTTCAACGTCATCATTCATTTCCCCTTTTGAATGTTGTATCTATATGAGCAGCGATTACTCTTCGTCCGTAAACTTGATGGAATCAAGTTGAACTTTAAGATTGCCACGAAATGCTTCAATATACTTCTTTCTGAGTTCGTTGCGTTCATCGATTTCCGCATCGGTTAAGCCAACTGTTTTCGCTTTACGAGCAAGCTCATTAATACGTTCGATATTTTGTTCCATGTTGTCACTCATCGTAATCCTCCATGTCAAAAATTCAATATGAGTACTACTTTGCCATCCCTATTAAGGAATGTCAAGAGACAACAAAAAGAGGCATAGGAACATGTCCAAGCCTCATCGTGTTTAAAGTCTATCAAGAAAGCATAGTGAAATTAAGGAAGCAATAAAACCTGTCCTTCTTTCAGGGAGCTCGTGGTTAAATGATTGATTGTCTTCAATTTATCTACGTAAGAACGAATGTTCTCGTTGCCTTTATTGTGAGTGGAAGCAATTTCCCAAAGTGTATCTCCGCGTTGAATGACGACTTGATCTTGAGCGACAGCTTTCGGAGAAGAGTTAATAGAAGTAACGGAAACTGTGGTCTTTGCAGTTGCTGCTCCATCCCCTGCATAGGCTTGAACCATAGCACCAAATGAAAACACCGTACCAAGAATGACTGCTAATAGGATGAAGCGAACAATCGCTTTTGTATTACTAGGAATAAAAGTCATCCCTTTGGATGGGCTAGCAGATCTATGAGGTGTGTGTGTTGTGTTAGTGTTTGAATAAGCCATATACATGAATAATCATCTCCCAAACATTTGTTCTGATATTAGAATAACACGAACACATGTTTGAGTCAACCCTTTTCTCGAACTTATGTTTGTACGAACTCGGGTTCTATGTTATACTTTGGGTAATGATTCCCAGTATTGGAGTGATAACTATTGAGTAAGATTTCGCAGCGTCAACAAGCTATATTGGAATTCATTAAGAATGAAGTGAAAGATAAGGGGTATCCACCTTCCGTTAGAGAAATCGGCGAAGCTGTTGGACTAGCTTCTAGTTCTACTGTGCATGGTCATTTGGAGCGTCTTGAGAAGAAAGGTATGATTCGTCGAGATCCTACTAAGCCTCGTGCTATTGAAATTCTAGGCCTAGACGGTGCTGAAACGCATTTTGCAGTTTCTGTAGCTCGCGTCCCTCTCGTTGGTAAAGTTACAGCCGGAGTACCTATTACTGCAACAGAGAACATTGAAGACTACTTCCCTCTTCCTGTCAGCATGGTAGGAGATAATAATGTGTTCATGCTTAGCGTCATGGGTGATAGTATGATCGAAGCGGGTATTCATAATGGCGATTATGTTATCGTTAAGCAGCAGCAAACCGCGAATAACGGAGACATTGTTGTAGCGATGACCGAAGATGACGAAGCAACGGTGAAACGCTTTTACAAAGAAAAGGATCATATTCGTCTACAACCGGAGAACTCGGCTTTGAAGCCTATCCTTTTGAAACATGTTACGATTCTTGGCCGTGTCATTGGTTTGTTCCGGGATATGTAATAGACATACAGCCCTTATTCTACTTACAATACCAATGAGAAAGAACCGAGAGGACAATAGTCCCTCGGTTCTTTTCGATATTAACAGGCTAAATGGATGAAGTTATGGATCAACTGGGTGAACTTAGCAGATAGTAGTCCAACAAATCCAAATTATGGATTTAAAAAAGTTAATGATATGGGCTTTAATCCCATCATAGCCAAGAAGGCTGAACTGTCGATTCAGATAAGAGTCTTTAGAGACTGCTATTGACTCATTAGGATCGCAGTTTGCTGAATTAGAAGCTTCTAGAGACTTCTATTCGGTAATATTGGGTCCCTTTTGCTTCAATTTCAAGGAATAGAAGCCTTTAAGGACTTCTATTCTAAAAATCACAACACTTTTGGATAAATTAACGGTCTCTATAGACTTCTATTTTCCAACTACTAACTTTTATCTTTATCTCCATCTTCCGTCTTCCATCTGCTCACTGCTCACTATCCTATTGATAAACCCAAGAGTACTTCGACCATTGAAATTAAGCTAAAATATTAGCTAAATAATCAACTAAAAAGCAATCGCCCAATTCCCACGACGGAAAATAGGTTCAACGGTACCATCACCAAGGACACCATCGATCTCAAGATCAGCCGTCCCGATCATGAAATCCACATGAATCAAACTGGTGTTCCCACCTCGGGCTTTTAACTCTTCACTTGATAAAGTGACACCACCTTGCAAATTGATCGGGTAGCAGCTTCCTAAAGCCAGATGGCAGGATGCATTCTCATCGATGCCCGTATTGTAGAAAATGCGGTCAAGATTAGAGATCGGCGAATTAAAAGGTACGAGAGCAACTTCTCCCAAATACCGTGCGCCCTCATCCATATCCAGCAACTTTGCTAGATGTTCATAGCCGACTTCCGCCTGATAGTCCACA
It contains:
- a CDS encoding LysM peptidoglycan-binding domain-containing protein, translated to MYMAYSNTNTTHTPHRSASPSKGMTFIPSNTKAIVRFILLAVILGTVFSFGAMVQAYAGDGAATAKTTVSVTSINSSPKAVAQDQVVIQRGDTLWEIASTHNKGNENIRSYVDKLKTINHLTTSSLKEGQVLLLP
- the lexA gene encoding transcriptional repressor LexA, with protein sequence MSKISQRQQAILEFIKNEVKDKGYPPSVREIGEAVGLASSSTVHGHLERLEKKGMIRRDPTKPRAIEILGLDGAETHFAVSVARVPLVGKVTAGVPITATENIEDYFPLPVSMVGDNNVFMLSVMGDSMIEAGIHNGDYVIVKQQQTANNGDIVVAMTEDDEATVKRFYKEKDHIRLQPENSALKPILLKHVTILGRVIGLFRDM
- a CDS encoding 1,2-dihydroxy-3-keto-5-methylthiopentene dioxygenase, yielding MAQIRIRNTNERIEGEEQVKAFLDSQNVVYEHWDANKLPETLREKFILSDEDKAQIISTYEEEIRDLAARRGYEIWDVIALSDSTPNIEELLKKFEQVHTHTEDEIRAIVSGRGIFIIKSEGEVGYFDVELEPGDVISVPENTNHFFTLMDNREIVAVRLFIEKDGWIAYNIDDPEFIKA
- a CDS encoding HAD family hydrolase, with the translated sequence MTLKAVLFDLDDTLLWDDRSVQEAFEATCAEAAKHVAVNPEELEASVRKEARSLYESYETFAFTKMIGINPFEGLWANFTQGENENFRKLEKLAPGYRTESWTRGLGALGIEDRELGYKLGELFPAERRRRPYVYEETFRVLDALKGNYRLLLLTNGSPDLQKEKLAGVPKIAPYFDHIVISGEFGVGKPATSIFNHALGLLGIEAEEGIMIGDKLTTDILGSGSVGMRNIWINHHGLQSGDEIVPAYEVSRLQDILPIITNG
- a CDS encoding DUF896 domain-containing protein, whose translation is MSDNMEQNIERINELARKAKTVGLTDAEIDERNELRKKYIEAFRGNLKVQLDSIKFTDEE